The segment TTAATGTCAGTTTTATCTCCTGTCCATGTTTGATCTTGTTTTACGGACAATGAGATTCAAAAAACGAAAAGGAGTGGAATGTCGTGGCTAAGCTCAGACCGAAAAGAAGAAATGAGTTTTTCCCGAGCCTTTTTGAAAGTACAGTGGAAACAGATGTTTTTAACAAATTCTTTGGAGAAACGCATTATCCTCAAGTGGATATTAAAGAAAAAAATGAACTTTATGAGCTGCAGGTCGACTTGCCTGGATTCACAAAAGACGACATCGAAATAGAATACCGGGACGGGTACTTGGAAATCCGCGGCAAAAAAGAACGCGGAGTGGAGTCAGATGAGCAGAATGAGCGGTATATCCGAAAAGAACGCACCTATGGTTCTTTCCGACGCAGTTTTTATATTGGGGAAATCGACGAAGATCATGTAACAGCTGCTTTTCAAAATGGGGTTTTAACACTAAACGTACCAAAATCCCATGACCTGCATAACGACCATATTGGGCACCGCATTCCCATCGAGTAAAAGAAATCATTATACAAAAGGCAGTTTGGAATCCTATCCAAACTGCCTTTTGCTGTAATAAAGTGATGACAAAACAATACGATAGTCGGATAAAGACTGGAAATTATTAGTTAATAATGAAAATGGGATTTATTGTCCGTAGTGTTTATAAGAGCTGCTTCTTATAATGATTGATAAGCTGTTCCCGAATTTACAAATACCGGATAGGAATCAAGGATGGGAATAATCTTGAAAGAGAGGGATTTTTGAATTACTTGCCGGAATGCTGAGAGATGGAAATGTACAGAAGGAATGTTCAAGAAAAAGAAAAAGAATTCATCAGCCATCGGACAGGTAATTTCATTTAAAAGAAATTTTTTTGTGGTTTTCGTAAAAATGGAGTCTATAATAAATAAAAAGAAAGTGAAGACAAGGAGAACTCCATTGAATACATTAAAAGATTTTGGGAGCCGGATAAAAGAATTACGTTTACAAGCGGGCATCACTCAAGAGGCATTGGCTACTCGTGCTGAATTGGATCGCTCTTACGTAGGAGCGATTGAAAGAGGAGAGAAAAACTTATCTCTGCTGAATATCGAGAAACTTTCAAATGCGCTCGATGTAAATTTATCTTATTTGTTTGAGCATGAACGGTTCACGCCACGCTCTGCTTTATTGAAAAAAGAATTTAAAAGGCCATTGGAAAGCCGCTTTACCTATAACATTGATTTAGTTCAGCAAGTTATTTTATGGAGAATAACGGGTCCGATTAAAGAAAATGAGGCGCGGAGAATTGCTCAAACTATTAAAAGCCTGGCATTGCTATTAAAAAAGGGAGAAATCAAACTATTGGTTGATAATCAGGCAATGGTGATGGACGGAGAGCCTTTTGTCTTTACTCCTGAAGTATATGATGTGTGGGAAGAATTGCTGAATTGGATGCTGCCTTACATGAAAAAAGCTGCCATTTTGTGTAATTCGACTTTTATGCAAAATCAACTGGACCGCCTGGCGAAAAGAAGCGGTATTGCAGAGATATCCAAACACATTTTTAGTGAGGATTTAGAGTCTAACTTGAGAGAGGCTCGTGCCTTTTTAGACATCACAGAAAAGTAAATTTAAATCGTTGTAAGTCTGATAATGCCTTTATTGCCATGTTTGTTTGAACTAAGTCCTAATGACTATTCTGAAAAGTGAACCGGCAACCGTGAAATAGTAAGTATATGGGAAAAATGATGTATTTTAGATAAATAAATAAATAATTATAAATTTTCTGACACAACAAGAAGATTTTGCGCTACTATTTAATTATGCAAAAAACAATAAGTCCTGCTGTTGCCTTATTTATTATATTGGCTCCGGAGTTCTCTTCTGTACCTGACAACTTTTCATGTGAGAGATTATTATAGGCAGAGAAATTGAATCTGCTAGTATTCTATAGTTCGTCTAATGCATTCTTTTACATAACAAGCGGGCACGTAAATTTTATTTCAGATTTTTTCTTTTATATAAGAGTTTTCTTTTCTTGTTGCCTAGCCAAGCTGACACTCTAAGAAGGAGATGGGACCTATGCTTTTGAATCAGCCCTTATCTGCAGAAAACGTTAAGTACACTTTTACACGCGTGAAAGACACACACGAAGAGAACGGCCAAAAATTCATCACTTTATTTGGTAGATTAACCATTCAAAGTTCTGTAGAATCAAAAAGCGCATGGGTTGAAATCGAAGAAGTAAAATGGGATCAAGCGCCTCCTAAGTTAAAAAGCATGCCGAATGCCATGTACCTGTACGCCGTATCTGAGAACATTTTCAAGGAATTGATGAATATCTCTGGCAGACATCATCAAAATCTTTACTTTTTAACACCTATCTATATGTCGAAAGAATTTAAACGATTAGGGTTTTAATCAGCAGAGTATAGAAAAGCAGCGCTGTCTTAATGATGGTGCTGTTTTTTTGAATATCAAGCAGAAAATAAGAAGAGAAATATATTTTAGTCATTCGTATACCTGCGAAAAAGACTGAGGGATTCCATTTATTTCAAAAATCTGAGGTGTTGACTTTGGGAGAGGCTATTATCGGGTTTATTTTTGAAATATTGCTGGGTCTGGCAGAAAGTTTTGTGGAAGCAGTACTGTATTTTTATACTCCATCTTCAAAGTTCGAAAAAAATATAAAGAGACTAAAGAAAGTAGAATGGTTTGCAGAACTCGAGGATGATTTCCGGTATAATTATATCATTTGGCATGATAGGAACATAAAACGCTTTTTAGTGAGGCCCAAAAACGTCGACCTTTTGCTAAATGATGAAAAAGAGCGGCTGCATTTTATCGAACTTGTTAAAAGCAAACATCTTAAATTCATTTCAAGACCTTGAAAATAAACTGCTTTTTAAAGGATTCAAGTACTTTGCGCAGGGCATTAATCTTATTTTCAATCTATGGATCCAATTTAAAGCTGCAATCGCAACCTCTGTTAAATTAAGTCATCTGAACGCCTTGATGTCTTTCGGAAAGCCTGCTATTCAATGAATATCGCATTCTTCAGTTTTACTGGAGGTTGCGATGTTTTATTTTATTGGCAATAAAGGGGGCTGAATTTATAAAATCAGCTGAAGAAGAGAAGCTACAAGAACAATTAAGCAATGGAGCCTCCGGAGAGCAGTGACATGAATATATTCTTTTCAGGGGCGTTAAGAAATCTGACATTCTTTGCGAAAAGATGAACGAGCACAAAGCCGATAATGACGACAATGCTTGGCATAAGCAAAACAATCATTCCATTTCTGAAAGTAGGAACCATACTTGTAGCTAATGCATACCCGCTTTTCGCAAAATGTTTACCAGTTATTATAGAAAAAATGGGATTTTATGAAGAAAAAAGGGAAGCAGCTTTATGCAGCGGCTAAACCTCATTAAAGATGGGTATAGAATAGGAATGTAAAAAATGAATAGTTACAGTGGGAAAGTAAATGCCAATCAGAAAGGGGAACCTCCATGTATGAAAAAGGGTGGGATCTATTGTATTTTAAAGAGTCGGCTTTGTTATTTTCGGAGCATTCAGGCCTTCAGCTGCCCGATGATATGCCGAATCCGTTTCAAAACAGTGAGGACAATATAGCGCGAACGGACCAGATCGAATTAGTTCATCCAATAAGCAAACAGCCATATCCATTTGAGTTGATGGAATATGAACATGACGGACAAATGGTCCGTTATGCAATTGCTGAAGTGTTGGAGGCGGGCTTGCCCTATAAATGCGTCTGGTGGAAGAAAGAGCCGATTGAAGAGTACCACAATAAAGAAAATCCATCTGAAATAATTGAATTGGAGCATCAATTTGGAATTTATCATTCTGTACCCGGAATGAAAGAGTTTTTAACCAAGTATAGAGGTATGGCATTTATTGAAATTTGGCAAGAGTACCATGAATTTTTGAAAGAAAAATTCGGGGAGTTGCTGGTGCCTTTAATGCCTGGCAATGCGGAAAAGGAAATTGCAGCTATTTTTGATTTGTATGAAGCTGAACGGATTGAGGATTTTGTGTCGCTTTACCGATACTGCAATGGCAACGATCTAGAACCTTGGATGGAATTAATGGAAGCCGGCCAGCTGGCATATGCCCATATTACGGGATATCCGTTAATGAGTTTGAAGGAAATCCTTATGGAGGCTGAGGATGCAGTGAAGGATGCTGGACGCCAGGAAGAAGTTCAATCCATTCCTGAGGGGTTTGTAAAAGATAACTTTATGCTTTCTCGGAAGATTCCGATTTACCGCGACGGGGGAGGGCATTTTATCGCTATTGATTTGGATCCTGGGACCGAAGGGCGGTACGGACAAGTGATTGAAGTCGATTATAAATACGATGACCGCGTCGTTTTAGCAGACAGCCTTAAAGAATACATCACGGTTTTGTATTATTTTGTAAAAGAACTTGGCGTTATTTACAATGGGGAAGGTTTTGAAGGAGACAAACCTATTTCCGCGTATATCGTTAGAAGCTGGAAATAAGCACTGGGGAATACAGCCAGTGCTTTTAAATTTGAAGAAAGCAGGGCTGTTCCAGTTGTTTGTTCAATTCTAAAAGAAATTTAGTTTCAATGAATTTCAGAAGTCGCTATAGTATGTTTAAAGGGAAGCTTTTTTTTCAGAAATATAAATAGAAAACTCACTAGTTGGAGGGATTTTATGAATATTTTGCTTATGCTGAGGGAAGCCTTTTACGGAGCTGATCCGCACTTGATTGAAGAACTGAAGAAAATTGGTGATGTTAAAGTCTTATACACCGATAAAGGAATAGATAAAGAAGAGCTGAAAAAAGAAGTGAAAAATACGGACATCATTCTCGTGAATATCGTGAAAATTGATAAGGAAATAATGGATGCAGCACCGAATTTAAAGTACATCGTCAAATTCGGGGCAGGAGTAGACAATATAGATGTAGGTTATGCCCGGCAAAAAGGAATCCGTGTGACAAGCGCTCCCGGATTAAATGCCCAGGCAGTGGCGGACCATGCTTTCGGTTTGATGCTATCGGCAGCCCGCGATATCCCTGGGAAAGACAAAGAAGTGAAGTCAAACCATTGGGACACAACGATGGGATTTGAAATTTATAATAAAAAATTGGGCATTATTGGTTTTGGGGCGATTGGGAAAGCCTTGGCTAAGCGTGCTATGGGTTTTGACATGAAAACCATGGTTTTTGGCAACTACAAAGATTATGAACTGGCTGAAAAGCTCAACGCTGATTTTGTAGAACGTGATCAGTTATTTAAGGAAGCCGACTACATCATCATCGCTACTTCCCTGACAGACAAAAATAGGCAGTTCATTAACAAGAAAACCTTGGCGTTGATGAAACCTACCGCTTTTTTAATCAATATTTCCCGTGGCCAATTGGTCAATGAGAAGGATTTGATTGATGCATTAAAAAATCACCAGATCAAAGGAGCGGCCTTGGATGTCTTTGAAAAAGAACCGCCTGTAAATGAATTGCCTCTTTTAAAAAATGTCGTTGCCACACCTCATATTGGAGGAGCCAGTTATGAAGCGGTAGCACGGATAAGCAATGTGTCGATTTCCAATATAAAAAAATTACTGAATGGAGAAGAACTTGATTATGAAGTTCTGTGAGTAACAGGAACTTTTATCTGGAAGCATTTGTATAAACAATGGAGAAAAGGTTTTGATAATGCATATTTTATGCATATACAATGTATATTAAAAAGAGCTTTTGATGAATGTTCTATCATCAAAAGCTCTTTTTATTGTGAAAAATGTAACAATCTACTTCGGTGATATAAATAAACAGGCTAATTTAAATATTTTCTGATATGCCAATGACCTTTAACATTATTAAAAAGTTTTGTTTAATATTTATTCTAAAAAGGGAATAATAGAAGAAGGAATAAAGAGAGTGTTTGTAGAATTATATTTATAAATTTAAATGCTTTGATTTATATCTAAAGAAGCTAGTGAATACGATTTACAATAACAGAAGTGCCTAGGTACGAAAAAAAGAGGGGGGAAAGAAGATGTTGATCAATTCTAATGAAGATTATGTCGCCGCTTTGGTTTTGGGGGAAGTTCAGGTGCTTTTCGAAGAAATGAAAGAGTTTAGCCGGCTTTATGGACCCAATAAGGAAGACCTCGAAGAAGATGACGAAGCCGTATTGTTATTGGTCGGCATCGACTTGCTAGCCCCTGTTAGTCTGGATTCTTATATCGAAGCAATTAAGCTGCTTTACTATTATCTGTCTGAGTATTGCTGGCAGGAAAATCCGGCTCTTGAAGAAAAATGTGCCGAATTGTTGGACCGGGCAAAAGAAATTTTGCCTGCCGAAAAACGCCATCGCCGATCAATCCGGAAATGGATGCTGCAATTGGATGAAAAAATTTTACGGGCGTTCATTTGAAAATGAGCATAAATTTTCATAGAAGATTTTTTCATCATCCTGTTTTCGATAAGCCAAATAATAAAATAAACGTAAATGAAGTATACTGGCGGTGAAATTAAATCCAGAAAGGAGATTTTGCAATGGAAGATTCGCAGCTCTTGCATCGATCAGTTGCTGCAATCACTGTTGACGGACCAGGTGGAGAAAGTTATTTGGAGGACGGTGCCTTCTCAGCACCAGTCGATATGCCAAAAGAACTTGGAGGAACAGGACCGGGAACAGCTTTTAATCCAGGACGCTTTCTGGCATTGGGATACAGTTCAAGCTTCAGTTTTATCCTTTCCAAAATTATGCAGGAAAAAGGAGTCACAGGCAGAACGCAGGTGAGTTCCAAGATTTCATTGCTTACTGACCCAATGGACAAAGGATTTAATAAAATCGCAGTAGATTTAGAAGTTGCAATCGAAGGGCTAGGCGAAAAAGAAGTACAGAAACTGGCGGATGAAACTCATGTACATTGTCCAGTATCCAAAGCAGTGCGGGGCAATACAGACGTGACTGTTAAAGCGGTATCTTATCAAGAAAAAGAAAAGCCGGTGGCATCCGGAGATTGAAGGACAGATAAATATTAAAAGTAAAAGAAGCATCTGGACTACTCGGTTCAAGTGCTTCTTTTTGTGGTTCAATTCATTTAAATTCGGCATTGCCACTCTCTACATATAAACAACTGTCTTTGGAGACGGCTGTTTTACGGAATAGCTGTTAAATAAAGAGCAGTGAGATAGTTCTTAGGAGTTCTAAAAACAGCAAAACCTTAAGTTTTCCGCAAAGCTTTGATGGCGCGGAAAAGCCAGTATACATACCCGCCCATTACCCCATATCCAATCAGGATAATAAGTAAAGGCACATACTTTGGGACAGTTCCTGAATCAGTCGACATTCCTGCCAAAAACAAAGGCATAATCGGGAACATCACCGCGCCGGGGCCAGCGCTGATTAAGAGCAAAGCCCCTGGAGCGATTACTAGCCATGGCCAAATCGGTTTTTTGTCCGGAACTTCTTCCAGCAATAAAAGAGATGGCCTTTCTTCAGAAGGCAGGGACATTTCTTTCTTTTGTCTGCCAGCTGTTTTCATTTCCTGTTTTGCCCATTTCATCATTCGCAAAGCAATCGCCATAAAACCTGCAGCAATCAATAGCATAATGACGGAAACAAAACTGAATTCTTCCGGCCTCCAAATAGGGAGGATGACAGTCATAAAAAAAATTGGAAGCATAGATACGAAAAAGAAAGCTCCGATAATTAGTACAACCCATGCTAATAACGGAAATTGTGCGGATGGCGGCTGCATCATTTCGATTTCCCCTTCAATAAAAATGAAATTTTTTATTTCATTATATGACAGTTGAAAACGAAACGGAATTCCCATAAGAAAATTTTTAGGGATTATGATCCATGAAAAATATCCTAAGAGAATGAAGGGATTCAAAGAATCAGACGCTCTCCGGTTATCGAACGGGCCGCATGTATGCCGCTTGTCGCCACCCCGATTGTACCACCACCTGGAAAAATATGATCGCCGCAGACATAAAGGCCTGGGAGCCCGGATCGGTGCGAAATGGCATTAAAGAGGGCATTATCTAAAGTTTGCGGGAACCCTCCTACATAGCCGTTTGGGCGCCCTGCAAAGCGTTCCCATGCTTTTGGGGCGCCGGTTTCGAAATGGATAATGGCTTCTTTGAAATTAGGCACTACTTTCTCGATTGAATGAAGTATGCGATCCGCGACTGCTTCTCGGGTTGATTCATATTTTTCTTGAGTATCCCAATGCTGTACCTGTGAATGAGTGGAGATTGTTACTGTTTGAATGCCCAGAGGAGCACGCAGCAAGTCTCCTGGACGTGACGCTGACATGAAAAAATGTGCACCTTCAGCTAGCCCGGCTCCTGCCTCTGTTGCAATTTGCCTGAAGAGCGGCAAAGGAGTACCAAGTTTCGACGAATCAACAGCAATGTATAAAGCCAGTGTTGTCCAGGTAGGGGTGGAAAGGCCATCCCGTAATGGCTTTTTTAATTGTTCAAGTGAATTTGCCGGCAAAATTTTCGGCAGCTGATGTATTGGTACATTTAACACGACATGTGCTGCTTTGTATTGCGTGCCGCGGTGGTCGGTTGCCATCCACTTGCCATCTGCGTGCTGCAAGTTGACCAGGGTACGGCGCTTTTTTAATGTGCCTCCATTTTCAGTCAGGCTTTGGCCCATTAATTCGGCAAAACGATATAACCCGCCAGGCACGTAGTAGGCTCCTTCATGATAAATATCAAGCGCCAGCGCAGAGAGCAGGTACATGGCATTTTTACTGTCTGTCTGCATGCTGTCCATCAGCAGCCCATCAATCATTTGGCGGAAAAGAGTAAGATGGGCCAGGCCATGGCGCTCTAGCCGATGTTCGAGTGTCTGGTTGAAAAAAGGCAATAATTTGATGTGGCGCGGACGAAGAGAACCAATCAAAAACGTCCATTCTTTCGCCGTGGAAGGAGGAAGGACAGGAAGCGGCCCCATGAGTGTCCTTATGATTGAAGCGGTTGAAAAAACTTCGCTGTAGAACGACTGAATTTGCTTCTTATACTGTGGAAACGCGAGAATAAGCTGCTCCACATGGCGGTTGCGGTCTCTTAAAAAAAGAAACGTAGCTTCGGGATGAATCATCTCCATGACAGTTTCAAGAGGCTCAAGAGGAAACGGTTTTTCCAAATAACGAAACACCCGCTCAAGAATACCGTTTTCTTCAAGCCCCATTCCAAGAGTCGCCCCTACAGGAAAAACGAACTTATGGCGTGTGAATTTGCCGGCACAGCCGCCCAGTTCAGAAGAGGCCTCAAGAAGCGTTACACTCATTCCGTGCTTCGACAACAATGATGCGGCGGTTAAACCGCCAAACCCGGCGCCGACAACTAATACATCTTGATTCATCAGCACTCCTCCTTTTTGTCTATTATGGTAAATATACAGGCAATGATGCAAGTTTAGTTTCAGAATTTAAAGAAACTCGTGTGGAATTTCATTGATAAAAATGAAGTTGTGGAAATTAGCGGATTCCACGGAAGATGTATTGATATTAGCTTTGGAAACATCTAGAGGATAAAAAGTTTGTTGGCTTTTATTTTTCAATTGTTCCGTTGCGGCATTTAACTTTTCCGTTAATCGGGTATTGGGGGGGAAAAGACTGGAACGGAGGTTAGTAGATGGATAAAAGAAGGTCCGTCATTCTTTTGCTTTTACTTGGCATCCTCCTCGCAGGCTGTCAGGAAGAACAGCAAATAACACCTAAAGAACAGCCGCTGGAAGAGCAAGCCACACCGGAGATTCGCTTTTTGGAATACATTAGCCACTGGGAACAAGCGGATTTCACTGGGATGTATGGCGGTTATTTAACGGAAGGCACTAAAATGGCATTTGGACAAGAAACGTTTGTGGCATGGCAGCAACAATTATATCAAGACTTGGGCATTGAAAATGTCAGCATCAGCTATCAGGAACCTGACACCGGTGTTGGCTGGAGCAAGAGTGAGCCTGCTGACTTTCCCATTCAAATCAAGATGGACACCGCAGCAGGACCGGTAGAGTTCAGTCGGACATTGACGATGTTATTTGAAACCCAAGAAGAAACAGCAGACTGGTATGTGGAATGGAATCCCTCTTTCATTTTTCCGCAGCTTGAAGAAGGGGATCTTGTTGAAATTGAACGAACTGATCCTGAACGGGGAGAGATTCATGACCGCAACGGGAAGCCGATTGCAGTCAATGGAAAAGGCTTTGAAATCGGAGTAGTGCCCGCAAACTTTGACGAGGCAAAAAAGAAAAATGATCTTGCTGCTCTTTTAAATATCACCCCTGGAGAAATCGAAGAAAAACTGAATCAAAGTTGGGTGCAGCCGGGGCATTATGTTCCGCTCGCAGTGCTGCCTGCTAAAGCGACAGACGCTTTGCAGCAAATCTTTGCGATACCAGGCACTGAACAAAAAGAAGTGCCGCTGCGTGAATATCCTTACGGGGCTGCATTGTCTCATGTATCGGGGTATATCGGACCGATTACCGCAGAACAATTAAAGCAGCGGCAAGGCCAAGGGTATGAACAAGAGGATTTGATCGGACGCCAAGGACTGGAAAGTATTTTGGAGGACCGGCTCCGAGGAGAGCAGGGAGTGCGCATTCTGATCCAAAAACCTCATGCAGGAAGTGAACCGATCATTGCAGCTGAGAAGCCGGCAAAGCAAGGAGACATCATCAAATTAACAATAGATGCCGAGTTGCAGAAAACAGTTTACCAGGCAATGAGTGGAAAAGCGGGGACCAGTGCCGCAGTAGATCCGAAAACCGGCGAAACGCTTGTGCTGTTCAGCTCCCCAGGTTTCAATCCGAATGATTTTATTTTAGGCATCAGCGGGTCGGCATACAGGAAACTGCAAAAAGACCCTTTGAATCCTTTATTCAATCGTTTCGCGGCGACATATGCTCCGGGTACTACAATTCAGCCTGTGACCGCAGCCATTGGGATAAAATTAGGGACACTGGATCCAGCTGAAGGATTGGAAATTAACGGAAAGACATGGCAGAGAGTGCCTTCCTGGGGGAATTACCGGGTAGAGCGCATGTACGATAAAGTGCCGAATCCAATTGACTTGAACAAAGCGCTTGTTTACTCTGATAATATTTATTTTGCGCGGCAAGCGATGGATATCGGACGAGACGCCTTGGTTGATGGGTTGAAGCAATTTGGTTTTGGCGAAGAAATTCCATTTCCGACTCCCCTCATCTCTTCTCAAATTTCAAATGAAGGCACTCTCCGATCGGAAGGGCAGCTTGCGGATACTTCACTTGGCGAGGGCCAGATGCAAGTGAACATCCTTCATCTAGCAGCTATGTACGAGCCCTTTTTCACAGCAGGAACCATTTACAAACCCACCTTTTTCTTAGAGGAAGAAGACGGGCAAGTATGGAAAAAAGAGTTGATCGACGCTGAAAATGCTGAGATTATTCGTACAAGCCTGCGTAAAGCTGTGGCTGAAGGTTTCCCCGAAGCAGCCAGTCTCAGTGGGGTTCCACTCGCTGGGAAATCCGGTACTGCACAAAATCGCCTTGGAGAAAATGATTATTTTGTCGGCTATAACTCTGATTATCCTTTGTTCATCCTCGCGCTAATGATTGAAAATCAAGAAAAGGACGAAAACAGCGAAGAAGCAGCAGCCAGGGCTGCGGAAGTTTTTAAAGCGTGGAAATAAAATAGTTGGGGAAAGAAGCATCCTATATAAGGGTGCTTTTTAATTTGTTTAATAATTCAGAAATTTCAGATATATATTCCGGCTTTGATTTGGTATAATAGTTATTAAGAATTATAAATAGTTAATTTAAATCAAATATTTGATATTAAAAAGTATGAAAATGATATTTAGAGAATGAGTTGTCATTTTTATATGATTTTATTAGTGGAGTAATTTATGTAAAAAAGAATTGCTGCAACACATACTTAGAGGGAAACTTATTCAACAGCTTGCTTCTTCTGTTGTTTTTATCCCTTTTTTAAAAAAGTCCTTACTAATTTTAGCAAAAATTTTTAAAAAGATGGAAGTGATATTTTGAGCTTTTTGATCATCATTCCAGCAAGTGAATCAGAAGTAGAATTACCAGAAAGAAAGAATGGCAGGTTATGTCAAAAAGTCGGGGTTCAGTTTACAGGGTAGAATCAGAACATATGACACGTTCTAATACGTTAATTCAAGCTTCCGTTATTATCCATTCTTAAGTAGAGTGAGGGGAAGTGGCATGGAACCATTGTTTCATGGAATAGTTTTAGCGTTCGGCTTAATTTTACCGTTAGGCATGCAAAATGTTTTTATCTTCAATCAGGGGACTGCCCATAAAAAGTTTTCCAATGCTTTACCTGCAATAATAACCGCAGGCGTCTGCGATACAATTCTGATTTATTCAGCAGTAGCGGGTGTCTCGGTTTTAGTAATCGATTTTGGTTGGCTGAGGAACACTTTATATTTGGGAGGATTCTTTTTCCTGATTTATATGGGAGGGCTATTATGGAAAAGCTCTAAAGCTACCCACAAACAAGTTATGGGCAGCTTTACAACAAAACGCCAAATTATATTCGCCGCTTCAGTTTCACTTCTAAATCCTCATGGCTTTATCGATATCGTTATTGTAATTGGCACAAGTTCTTTGATTTATACAGGAATGGAAAAATGGATTTTCACTTTTTCCTGCATTGGAGTTTCTTGGGTTTGGTTTTTCGCTTTAGCTTCGGTAGGAAGGCAAATCGGCCAATTGGACAAGACAGGAACAGTGATTACTCGGCTGAATCAAATATCTGCAATAATTATTTGGGGAATAGCGATTTATATGGGATGGCAGTTAATAAACTTAGTTTGAAACTAGAACTAGGAATGTAATGATTTTTCAATTTGAAGAGGCCGAATAAA is part of the Planococcus shenhongbingii genome and harbors:
- a CDS encoding Hsp20/alpha crystallin family protein, coding for MAKLRPKRRNEFFPSLFESTVETDVFNKFFGETHYPQVDIKEKNELYELQVDLPGFTKDDIEIEYRDGYLEIRGKKERGVESDEQNERYIRKERTYGSFRRSFYIGEIDEDHVTAAFQNGVLTLNVPKSHDLHNDHIGHRIPIE
- a CDS encoding phytoene desaturase family protein, whose product is MNQDVLVVGAGFGGLTAASLLSKHGMSVTLLEASSELGGCAGKFTRHKFVFPVGATLGMGLEENGILERVFRYLEKPFPLEPLETVMEMIHPEATFLFLRDRNRHVEQLILAFPQYKKQIQSFYSEVFSTASIIRTLMGPLPVLPPSTAKEWTFLIGSLRPRHIKLLPFFNQTLEHRLERHGLAHLTLFRQMIDGLLMDSMQTDSKNAMYLLSALALDIYHEGAYYVPGGLYRFAELMGQSLTENGGTLKKRRTLVNLQHADGKWMATDHRGTQYKAAHVVLNVPIHQLPKILPANSLEQLKKPLRDGLSTPTWTTLALYIAVDSSKLGTPLPLFRQIATEAGAGLAEGAHFFMSASRPGDLLRAPLGIQTVTISTHSQVQHWDTQEKYESTREAVADRILHSIEKVVPNFKEAIIHFETGAPKAWERFAGRPNGYVGGFPQTLDNALFNAISHRSGLPGLYVCGDHIFPGGGTIGVATSGIHAARSITGERLIL
- a CDS encoding phosphoglycerate dehydrogenase, which produces MNILLMLREAFYGADPHLIEELKKIGDVKVLYTDKGIDKEELKKEVKNTDIILVNIVKIDKEIMDAAPNLKYIVKFGAGVDNIDVGYARQKGIRVTSAPGLNAQAVADHAFGLMLSAARDIPGKDKEVKSNHWDTTMGFEIYNKKLGIIGFGAIGKALAKRAMGFDMKTMVFGNYKDYELAEKLNADFVERDQLFKEADYIIIATSLTDKNRQFINKKTLALMKPTAFLINISRGQLVNEKDLIDALKNHQIKGAALDVFEKEPPVNELPLLKNVVATPHIGGASYEAVARISNVSISNIKKLLNGEELDYEVL
- a CDS encoding LysE/ArgO family amino acid transporter, encoding MEPLFHGIVLAFGLILPLGMQNVFIFNQGTAHKKFSNALPAIITAGVCDTILIYSAVAGVSVLVIDFGWLRNTLYLGGFFFLIYMGGLLWKSSKATHKQVMGSFTTKRQIIFAASVSLLNPHGFIDIVIVIGTSSLIYTGMEKWIFTFSCIGVSWVWFFALASVGRQIGQLDKTGTVITRLNQISAIIIWGIAIYMGWQLINLV
- a CDS encoding helix-turn-helix domain-containing protein yields the protein MNTLKDFGSRIKELRLQAGITQEALATRAELDRSYVGAIERGEKNLSLLNIEKLSNALDVNLSYLFEHERFTPRSALLKKEFKRPLESRFTYNIDLVQQVILWRITGPIKENEARRIAQTIKSLALLLKKGEIKLLVDNQAMVMDGEPFVFTPEVYDVWEELLNWMLPYMKKAAILCNSTFMQNQLDRLAKRSGIAEISKHIFSEDLESNLREARAFLDITEK
- a CDS encoding OsmC family protein, whose amino-acid sequence is MEDSQLLHRSVAAITVDGPGGESYLEDGAFSAPVDMPKELGGTGPGTAFNPGRFLALGYSSSFSFILSKIMQEKGVTGRTQVSSKISLLTDPMDKGFNKIAVDLEVAIEGLGEKEVQKLADETHVHCPVSKAVRGNTDVTVKAVSYQEKEKPVASGD
- a CDS encoding SMI1/KNR4 family protein; this encodes MYEKGWDLLYFKESALLFSEHSGLQLPDDMPNPFQNSEDNIARTDQIELVHPISKQPYPFELMEYEHDGQMVRYAIAEVLEAGLPYKCVWWKKEPIEEYHNKENPSEIIELEHQFGIYHSVPGMKEFLTKYRGMAFIEIWQEYHEFLKEKFGELLVPLMPGNAEKEIAAIFDLYEAERIEDFVSLYRYCNGNDLEPWMELMEAGQLAYAHITGYPLMSLKEILMEAEDAVKDAGRQEEVQSIPEGFVKDNFMLSRKIPIYRDGGGHFIAIDLDPGTEGRYGQVIEVDYKYDDRVVLADSLKEYITVLYYFVKELGVIYNGEGFEGDKPISAYIVRSWK
- a CDS encoding penicillin-binding transpeptidase domain-containing protein, encoding MDKRRSVILLLLLGILLAGCQEEQQITPKEQPLEEQATPEIRFLEYISHWEQADFTGMYGGYLTEGTKMAFGQETFVAWQQQLYQDLGIENVSISYQEPDTGVGWSKSEPADFPIQIKMDTAAGPVEFSRTLTMLFETQEETADWYVEWNPSFIFPQLEEGDLVEIERTDPERGEIHDRNGKPIAVNGKGFEIGVVPANFDEAKKKNDLAALLNITPGEIEEKLNQSWVQPGHYVPLAVLPAKATDALQQIFAIPGTEQKEVPLREYPYGAALSHVSGYIGPITAEQLKQRQGQGYEQEDLIGRQGLESILEDRLRGEQGVRILIQKPHAGSEPIIAAEKPAKQGDIIKLTIDAELQKTVYQAMSGKAGTSAAVDPKTGETLVLFSSPGFNPNDFILGISGSAYRKLQKDPLNPLFNRFAATYAPGTTIQPVTAAIGIKLGTLDPAEGLEINGKTWQRVPSWGNYRVERMYDKVPNPIDLNKALVYSDNIYFARQAMDIGRDALVDGLKQFGFGEEIPFPTPLISSQISNEGTLRSEGQLADTSLGEGQMQVNILHLAAMYEPFFTAGTIYKPTFFLEEEDGQVWKKELIDAENAEIIRTSLRKAVAEGFPEAASLSGVPLAGKSGTAQNRLGENDYFVGYNSDYPLFILALMIENQEKDENSEEAAARAAEVFKAWK